From a region of the Odoribacter splanchnicus DSM 20712 genome:
- a CDS encoding TonB-dependent receptor, which translates to MKKNRNGSFSYSGKLSKVLLRMKLTFVLLLCVMSQVFALASAQTVSLKKQNASLEEILWELKEKTQLVFMYSDEDIASVKGIDIDMKNTQVDAILNKCLEGTDLKYVRENNAIVIRRSRQSENVPQVRMRKISGKVTDTSGDPLPGVTILVDGTTIGVATDNEGKYSLECPEAPDLALNFTFMGMKSQKVTVGPKNVIDVTLEEEMNRLEEAVAVGYGTTKVKDMTGAVTRLGSKDMETAPMGATIQSMLQGKAPGVNVMISSASPTSPVSVIIRGSSSLSGDSQPLWVIDGVPEYNASTSGDVSNTLYNLNLTDVESIDILKDASATAIYGSRAANGVVLVTTKRGKAGMKPQLEFSARYGIQTMNANDFRVLTADEYIRVSKAACAMSLFTRGSLDYFTRKYVDETYFNSHINHSQFDLHSLTDEFYLKDAYGNGDTDWWDLMTRNAATQDYSIGIRGGSKESSYSASIYYKDQKGIVKGGNSKMLGGSFNFDAAVRDIIRFKLDLRATARTANDKDNMIGEILDMRPDVPAYNEDGTINMIDYYTKNPLLSLMDTDEAKGRNFSGTLGLEWDIIKGLTFRTSGTVQYNVNKYNTYTIAWYDGAESSASVSKNESYTYMWDNTLNYVNTWKKHSLVGLVGFSIEKYESDGLKASGSGFPDDQVLTNLNSAAKKNSISSSYSSNTLASFLSRLEYKFNNRYLLTLNFRADGSSQFGPDKRWGYFPSGAVAWIITEENFMKDYSNIVSYLKLRGSVGKTGSQNLGAYDWRTLMGSATYNGAAGIVPSSLGNDILQWEEQIQKEVGLDYGFWDDRIRGTLGYYQKKVDNLLYSDPVPTSSSFSSVYQNIGSLKNRGIEFDVRVDIIKNVQKDLTWNVDFNIARNRTTLEKLNSSDGYFGGGAYDYFKIEEGGETGRFYGYKDAGRLFMTNEELVGLKTIDPKTGTLKYYRDDYNYERQGDVYIMDLDGDGQITADGDRTVIGNANPDFFGGFGSTLYWKGLMLNAVFSYSVGGDRFWDEEKNSSGDMNVYNTSNRILDSWTVNPGVNASYPRAMYYGWGSNSIITDRYIHDASYLRMTALNLSYRLPKHLYKNSILNAVEFTFQATNLFTWTKYPGMDPQGNFSTTYSAFYNMGIDYSTYPSARTYNFGIKLTLK; encoded by the coding sequence ATGAAGAAAAACCGAAACGGCAGTTTCTCTTATTCGGGAAAATTGTCTAAAGTTCTGCTACGGATGAAGCTTACATTCGTACTTCTTTTATGTGTTATGTCCCAGGTGTTCGCTTTAGCGAGTGCACAAACAGTCAGTTTGAAAAAACAAAATGCTTCTCTGGAAGAAATTCTTTGGGAATTGAAAGAGAAGACACAGCTGGTGTTTATGTATAGCGATGAGGATATTGCTTCGGTGAAAGGAATCGATATCGACATGAAAAATACGCAGGTAGATGCGATATTGAACAAATGCCTGGAAGGTACCGATTTGAAATACGTCCGGGAGAATAATGCGATTGTGATTCGTCGTAGCCGCCAGTCGGAAAATGTCCCGCAGGTACGAATGAGGAAGATTTCCGGTAAAGTGACCGATACGAGTGGAGATCCTCTGCCGGGCGTGACTATTTTGGTCGACGGTACCACCATCGGTGTGGCTACCGATAATGAAGGGAAATATTCCCTGGAATGTCCCGAGGCGCCTGATCTGGCACTAAATTTTACATTTATGGGAATGAAATCACAGAAAGTGACTGTGGGGCCTAAAAATGTAATCGATGTAACCCTGGAAGAAGAGATGAACCGTTTGGAAGAAGCGGTTGCGGTGGGATATGGAACGACAAAGGTAAAGGATATGACGGGTGCGGTTACCCGTTTGGGAAGTAAGGATATGGAAACGGCTCCGATGGGGGCGACGATACAGTCTATGCTTCAGGGAAAAGCACCGGGAGTAAATGTGATGATCAGTTCGGCTTCCCCGACTTCACCGGTGTCTGTTATTATCCGGGGATCTTCTTCTCTGTCGGGTGATTCACAGCCATTGTGGGTGATCGACGGAGTTCCCGAGTATAATGCCAGTACTTCCGGAGATGTATCCAATACGTTGTATAATTTAAATTTGACCGATGTAGAAAGTATCGATATCTTAAAAGATGCTTCCGCTACAGCTATTTATGGCTCGCGGGCTGCTAACGGTGTCGTATTGGTGACTACGAAGAGGGGAAAAGCTGGTATGAAGCCTCAATTGGAGTTCTCTGCCCGTTATGGAATACAGACGATGAATGCCAATGATTTCCGGGTATTGACCGCAGATGAGTATATCCGGGTGTCGAAAGCTGCTTGTGCGATGAGTTTGTTTACGAGAGGTTCACTGGACTATTTCACCAGAAAATATGTGGACGAAACTTATTTTAATTCTCACATTAATCATAGCCAGTTTGATTTACATTCCCTGACCGATGAGTTCTATCTGAAAGATGCTTATGGAAATGGAGATACCGATTGGTGGGATCTGATGACCCGGAATGCCGCTACTCAGGATTACAGTATCGGAATACGCGGAGGTTCCAAAGAATCTTCTTATAGTGCTTCTATCTATTACAAAGACCAGAAAGGTATCGTCAAAGGTGGTAATTCCAAAATGTTGGGGGGTAGTTTTAATTTTGATGCTGCAGTTCGGGATATTATTCGGTTTAAATTGGATTTGAGAGCTACAGCCCGTACGGCTAATGATAAAGACAATATGATCGGTGAAATTCTCGATATGCGGCCGGATGTGCCTGCTTATAATGAAGACGGAACAATCAATATGATCGATTACTATACGAAAAACCCGTTATTATCACTGATGGATACCGATGAAGCCAAAGGACGGAATTTTTCCGGAACATTAGGATTGGAATGGGATATTATCAAAGGATTGACTTTCCGTACTTCCGGTACGGTTCAATATAATGTGAATAAATACAACACTTATACCATTGCCTGGTATGATGGAGCAGAAAGTTCTGCCAGTGTCAGTAAAAATGAAAGCTATACTTACATGTGGGACAATACGTTGAATTATGTGAATACCTGGAAGAAGCATAGTTTGGTGGGATTGGTCGGCTTTTCTATCGAGAAGTATGAATCAGATGGGTTGAAAGCTTCCGGTAGCGGTTTCCCCGATGACCAGGTTTTGACTAATTTAAACAGTGCTGCTAAAAAGAATAGTATTTCCAGTAGTTACAGTTCTAATACTTTGGCTTCTTTCTTATCGCGTTTGGAATATAAATTCAACAATCGCTATCTACTGACCCTGAATTTCCGGGCAGACGGTTCTTCTCAGTTCGGCCCGGATAAACGTTGGGGATATTTCCCTTCCGGTGCGGTTGCCTGGATCATTACCGAAGAAAATTTTATGAAAGATTATTCCAATATCGTTTCTTATCTGAAATTACGGGGATCTGTCGGAAAAACCGGATCACAGAATCTGGGAGCCTATGATTGGCGGACATTAATGGGATCGGCAACCTATAACGGTGCTGCCGGCATCGTACCCTCTTCTTTAGGAAATGATATTCTGCAATGGGAAGAACAGATACAGAAAGAAGTCGGTTTGGATTATGGTTTCTGGGACGACCGGATACGGGGTACTTTGGGATATTATCAGAAAAAAGTAGATAACTTATTGTATAGCGATCCTGTACCGACTTCCTCTTCTTTCTCTAGTGTTTATCAAAATATCGGTTCATTGAAAAACCGGGGAATCGAGTTCGATGTCCGGGTAGATATTATCAAAAATGTACAAAAAGACCTGACCTGGAATGTCGATTTTAACATTGCCCGTAATCGGACAACCCTGGAAAAGTTAAACAGTTCAGACGGTTATTTCGGTGGCGGAGCTTATGATTATTTTAAAATAGAAGAAGGAGGTGAAACCGGGAGATTCTACGGCTATAAAGATGCCGGTCGTTTATTTATGACTAATGAAGAACTGGTCGGTTTGAAGACCATCGATCCGAAAACCGGAACCCTGAAATATTATCGAGACGATTATAATTATGAACGTCAGGGTGATGTGTATATTATGGATCTGGATGGGGACGGACAAATCACTGCCGATGGCGATCGTACTGTGATCGGAAATGCGAATCCGGATTTCTTCGGAGGATTCGGTAGTACGTTGTATTGGAAAGGATTGATGTTGAATGCTGTATTTTCTTATTCTGTCGGAGGGGATCGTTTTTGGGACGAAGAAAAAAATAGTTCAGGAGATATGAATGTATATAATACTTCTAACCGGATATTGGATTCCTGGACGGTGAATCCCGGGGTAAATGCATCTTATCCACGGGCGATGTATTATGGTTGGGGGAGTAACAGTATTATTACCGACCGATATATTCACGATGCTTCCTATCTGCGGATGACCGCATTGAATTTATCTTATCGTTTACCGAAACACCTCTATAAAAATAGTATTTTGAATGCAGTGGAATTCACTTTCCAGGCCACAAACCTGTTTACCTGGACGAAATATCCGGGTATGGACCCACAGGGGAATTTTAGTACTACTTATAGTGCTTTTTATAACATGGGAATCGACTATAGTACCTATCCTTCTGCCCGTACCTATAATTTTGGAATCAAATTAACATTAAAATAA
- a CDS encoding FecR family protein, which produces MLLLDPQELEYLLEHLGHPETLKEKKFQEWLLDNDHRQLFERVRDYREAYLRVDKGEMIDLAKEWEQFEVNVQKKSGWGMRRIGVVAASVLIFLLIGMLWQPTEIETVKVVREAELIGKKSAELILANGQHIDLEKQIVELWEENGIHISNSTQSYLAYRQDTLTYTVDSYEELVYNTVKIPAGADYKIYLADGSEVWLNCGSELRYPVKFVGNERRVYLRGEAFFEVKKATEWPFIVETEHMHIQVTGTRFNVKSYPEEEIVHTTLLEGAVTVTGPENKIRAFRLLPSQQFSLDKLTGQIEVKEVDTRLYTDWTEGMFVFRKQRLEEVMNTLARWYDIEVFYSGADVRNLRLSANLGRYDHIDTILELIRAMDKVVVDRKGNVITFSWK; this is translated from the coding sequence ATGTTGTTGTTAGATCCTCAAGAGCTGGAATATCTATTGGAACACCTTGGACATCCTGAAACTTTGAAAGAGAAAAAATTTCAGGAATGGCTGTTGGACAACGATCACCGACAGCTGTTTGAGAGAGTGAGAGACTATCGGGAAGCTTACCTCAGAGTGGATAAAGGGGAGATGATCGACTTGGCAAAAGAGTGGGAACAGTTTGAAGTAAATGTCCAAAAGAAAAGCGGATGGGGAATGAGGAGAATAGGTGTCGTTGCTGCCAGTGTCCTTATATTCCTCCTGATCGGTATGCTTTGGCAGCCGACAGAAATAGAAACGGTGAAAGTGGTCCGGGAGGCGGAATTAATCGGTAAAAAAAGTGCGGAATTGATTTTAGCTAATGGACAACATATCGATTTGGAAAAACAAATTGTCGAGCTATGGGAAGAAAATGGCATACACATCAGTAACTCTACTCAAAGTTATTTGGCTTATCGGCAGGATACACTTACTTATACCGTCGATTCCTACGAAGAGTTGGTTTACAATACGGTGAAAATCCCTGCCGGTGCCGACTATAAAATATATTTAGCCGATGGTTCCGAAGTTTGGTTGAATTGTGGTTCCGAATTGCGTTATCCGGTAAAATTTGTGGGGAACGAGCGGCGGGTATATTTGCGCGGAGAAGCATTTTTCGAAGTGAAAAAAGCGACGGAATGGCCCTTTATCGTAGAAACGGAACACATGCACATACAAGTGACCGGAACCCGTTTTAATGTGAAATCCTATCCCGAGGAAGAAATTGTGCATACAACTTTGCTGGAAGGAGCGGTGACGGTTACCGGACCGGAAAACAAGATACGTGCTTTCCGGCTTTTACCTTCCCAGCAGTTTTCTTTAGATAAACTCACCGGGCAAATCGAGGTGAAAGAAGTAGATACCCGTTTATATACCGATTGGACGGAAGGAATGTTTGTTTTTAGAAAACAACGCCTGGAAGAAGTAATGAATACGCTTGCCCGTTGGTACGATATCGAAGTGTTTTATAGCGGCGCAGATGTGAGGAATTTACGTCTGTCCGCTAATCTGGGGCGTTACGATCATATCGATACCATACTCGAACTAATCCGGGCCATGGACAAAGTGGTTGTGGACAGGAAAGGCAATGTAATCACATTCAGTTGGAAATAA
- a CDS encoding RNA polymerase sigma-70 factor produces the protein MKIRKKNRANYIYFDLPFQLDQYGRKTTERVDCLVYSFAIVDLMSKEVTVHRNVMGKCVVAKGYDSVIFYIGEPSRINTLLISLKKLYLHVNQYSGKDNMLGYISEREFKLQFEDSFKRFFKPLCFHAMSFVKDADIAKDIVHDVFLTTWAQRRKIDFTQPMLPYYLSLTRNRSLNYLDHLKVRARHEENESYKNLLYAETDYSEHEELIRQIMNRINQLPDRCGEVMRLCFIECKKYKEIAEILGVSVNTVKTHISLGLKILRKEFPASLLFAFFSLRRLR, from the coding sequence GTGAAAATCCGCAAAAAGAATCGGGCGAATTATATATACTTCGATCTACCCTTCCAATTGGATCAATATGGAAGAAAAACAACTGAAAGAGTAGATTGCCTGGTATATTCTTTTGCGATTGTGGATCTGATGAGCAAGGAGGTGACCGTCCACCGGAATGTGATGGGAAAATGTGTCGTGGCTAAAGGATACGATTCTGTGATTTTTTATATCGGGGAACCTTCTAGAATAAATACTTTGTTAATATCCTTAAAAAAATTATATTTGCACGTAAATCAATATTCCGGCAAAGATAATATGTTAGGATATATAAGTGAACGTGAGTTTAAGCTACAGTTTGAAGATTCGTTTAAGCGGTTTTTCAAGCCATTGTGTTTTCATGCGATGAGCTTTGTGAAGGATGCGGATATTGCCAAAGATATTGTACATGATGTTTTTCTGACAACATGGGCGCAACGTAGAAAAATAGATTTTACTCAACCGATGTTGCCTTACTATTTGAGTCTTACCCGTAACCGTTCACTGAACTACCTGGATCATTTGAAAGTAAGGGCCCGGCACGAAGAGAATGAATCGTATAAAAATCTGCTCTATGCCGAGACCGATTATTCCGAACATGAAGAATTGATCCGGCAAATTATGAACAGGATCAATCAGCTTCCGGATCGTTGTGGAGAAGTGATGCGGCTGTGTTTTATCGAATGTAAAAAATATAAAGAAATCGCTGAAATACTGGGTGTTTCCGTGAATACTGTCAAAACTCATATTTCGTTGGGACTCAAAATTCTTAGAAAAGAGTTTCCCGCTTCTCTGTTATTTGCATTCTTTTCGCTCAGGCGCCTGAGATAA
- a CDS encoding RagB/SusD family nutrient uptake outer membrane protein: MRTCSIYLLLLLAGIFASCDDFLDQSPKYNLTLENAVTDYNGAKNIINGMYSVIAKSSNFGGELAGRWASQAGVWNYNNPNYNMTYKEGSNDFGAIWQSWYGLVNSANAAVIALTNLDVKLYPSPETKEALIAEARCMRAWAYANLFWMFGHWWEADDCAYGILYRDQMSNLSNLQVPRITVGESYQKIFEDLEPGLKYLPDFTTPRYLSKQLAQVLKAKLLLNRGVMRGDVQDLKDALDLVLTVKKDAPGSWKMEADLAEMYEKGWESGEVLWTRYMGDITNCAWSEFTYSYAIGYNNTYYDIFDGWIKEDPRYTVVMDSVRAPETWDTKNVWALKKLYHGGRNDTPDAPYTAYYFRYAELYLMEAELKARLDDYSVFRSRCFGSAE, translated from the coding sequence ATGAGAACTTGTTCTATATATCTACTATTACTTTTGGCCGGAATATTTGCTTCTTGCGATGATTTTCTGGATCAGAGTCCGAAATATAATTTGACTTTGGAGAACGCAGTGACGGATTATAACGGAGCGAAGAATATTATCAACGGTATGTATTCTGTTATTGCGAAATCGTCTAATTTCGGTGGAGAACTGGCTGGAAGGTGGGCTTCGCAGGCTGGAGTATGGAATTATAATAATCCGAATTACAATATGACCTATAAAGAAGGCAGCAATGATTTCGGGGCGATTTGGCAATCTTGGTATGGGTTGGTAAATTCAGCGAATGCTGCAGTTATCGCTTTGACTAATCTGGATGTAAAGTTATATCCTTCGCCCGAAACAAAAGAGGCTTTGATCGCCGAGGCCAGATGTATGCGGGCCTGGGCTTATGCTAATTTATTCTGGATGTTCGGACACTGGTGGGAAGCCGACGACTGTGCTTATGGTATTTTATACCGCGATCAGATGTCCAATCTGAGTAATTTGCAGGTTCCCCGAATCACTGTCGGAGAATCTTATCAGAAAATTTTTGAAGATTTGGAACCGGGGTTGAAGTATTTACCCGATTTTACTACTCCCCGCTATTTATCGAAACAATTGGCACAGGTATTGAAAGCGAAGTTGTTATTGAACCGGGGAGTGATGCGCGGTGATGTACAGGACTTGAAAGATGCGCTGGATTTGGTGCTTACTGTGAAGAAAGATGCTCCGGGTAGCTGGAAAATGGAAGCCGATCTGGCTGAAATGTACGAGAAAGGTTGGGAATCCGGGGAAGTATTGTGGACCCGTTATATGGGGGATATTACCAATTGTGCCTGGAGTGAGTTTACCTATTCTTATGCTATAGGATATAACAATACCTATTACGATATCTTCGACGGTTGGATCAAGGAAGATCCCCGCTATACGGTGGTTATGGACTCGGTTCGGGCTCCGGAAACCTGGGATACAAAAAATGTTTGGGCATTAAAGAAACTGTATCATGGAGGACGGAACGATACTCCCGATGCTCCTTATACGGCTTATTATTTCCGTTATGCCGAACTCTATCTGATGGAAGCCGAATTGAAAGCCCGGCTGGACGATTATTCCGTATTCCGTAGCCGATGCTTTGGCTCCGCTGAATGA
- a CDS encoding DUF4465 domain-containing protein, producing MRKFLAIIMMWAGLIACSDDKDVLVSIPNDVTMNELELGRFTHRIPESGFTSKAAHTNGVKFNTVKNSDGTYSGFAYSNRNNRSFTWTATQEALDSNIYSVYTRYPNANEVYAVACVKNDDAYFTLEKPAVVEHILVANTTYAYLAMVYGDQYGTPEKPEANPNIPGSADKKGVWYSNVPGGVKKLVDEDKDYFKLIIKGFKDNTPTGTVNFYLCTRKGDPENPDWSRVVNDWYPVDLSALGVVDKIVFDLESTDIEAGTGRMRTPAYFCLDGIRIQE from the coding sequence ATGAGAAAATTTTTAGCTATAATCATGATGTGGGCAGGTTTGATCGCCTGTTCCGACGATAAAGATGTTTTGGTGAGTATCCCGAATGATGTGACGATGAATGAATTGGAACTGGGGCGTTTTACGCATCGGATTCCGGAGAGCGGTTTTACTTCGAAAGCTGCTCATACAAATGGGGTGAAATTTAATACCGTCAAGAATTCGGATGGCACGTATAGCGGTTTTGCCTATTCGAACCGTAACAACCGTTCTTTTACCTGGACGGCCACTCAGGAAGCTTTGGATTCCAATATCTATAGTGTATATACCCGCTATCCGAATGCCAATGAAGTTTATGCCGTCGCTTGTGTAAAAAACGACGATGCTTATTTTACCTTGGAAAAACCTGCGGTTGTAGAACATATACTGGTAGCTAACACTACTTATGCCTATCTGGCAATGGTGTATGGGGATCAATACGGTACACCGGAAAAGCCCGAAGCCAATCCGAATATCCCCGGGAGTGCCGACAAAAAAGGAGTATGGTATTCCAATGTCCCCGGAGGAGTAAAGAAATTGGTCGATGAGGACAAGGATTATTTTAAATTGATTATCAAAGGATTTAAAGATAACACACCAACCGGAACGGTAAACTTTTATTTGTGTACACGTAAAGGTGATCCTGAAAATCCGGATTGGAGCAGGGTGGTTAACGATTGGTATCCCGTAGATTTGTCTGCTTTGGGTGTTGTCGATAAAATAGTTTTCGATCTCGAATCTACCGATATAGAAGCAGGTACCGGCCGTATGCGGACTCCGGCCTATTTCTGTCTGGATGGAATCCGGATTCAGGAATAA
- a CDS encoding RagB/SusD family nutrient uptake outer membrane protein: MRSKRTNPVLPALSASSKKELLRTIFREICVEQFLENGSEYFASLRFINDTDASPAQNKPWIYTLKQDVDFSADKYCWPIPEDERLKNKLADQNPGLGK, encoded by the coding sequence ATGCGTTCCAAGCGAACCAATCCGGTATTGCCTGCTTTGTCGGCTTCTTCTAAAAAAGAATTGTTACGGACGATTTTCCGGGAGATCTGTGTAGAACAATTCCTTGAAAACGGGAGTGAATACTTTGCATCTTTACGTTTTATCAATGATACCGATGCTAGTCCGGCTCAGAATAAACCCTGGATTTATACGTTGAAACAAGATGTTGATTTTTCGGCAGATAAATATTGCTGGCCGATTCCTGAAGACGAACGGTTGAAGAACAAATTGGCGGATCAGAACCCGGGATTAGGGAAATAA
- a CDS encoding RNA polymerase sigma factor: MRDNERFIIDLNKKRETAWQQLYEEFYPALCTYVAKLTHENVGVEDIVQECMIGLWDSSLQFPNVKSLAGWLYKAVYNRALNMIRDRDNARRLLGNYTSEISYTEEMAIDLAIEESVIAKFRSVLSELSDQQRQVMNLSLEGLKVREIAQLLEVSENTVKMQKKRAYAYLRERMGMVWGILLYSFFSDFFKY, encoded by the coding sequence ATGCGTGATAATGAACGATTTATAATAGACCTGAATAAAAAAAGAGAAACTGCCTGGCAGCAATTGTACGAGGAGTTTTATCCGGCATTGTGTACTTATGTGGCCAAGCTGACCCATGAAAATGTCGGAGTGGAGGATATTGTTCAGGAGTGTATGATCGGGTTATGGGATTCTTCCTTGCAATTTCCGAATGTCAAATCTTTGGCTGGCTGGCTTTACAAAGCAGTATACAACAGGGCTTTGAATATGATTCGTGATCGGGACAATGCCCGTCGGCTATTGGGAAATTATACTTCCGAGATTTCCTATACCGAAGAAATGGCTATCGATTTGGCCATTGAAGAAAGTGTGATCGCAAAATTCCGTTCGGTCCTTTCCGAATTGTCCGATCAACAGAGACAAGTTATGAATTTAAGCCTCGAGGGCTTGAAAGTCCGGGAGATCGCACAGCTATTGGAAGTTTCCGAAAATACAGTGAAAATGCAGAAAAAGCGGGCTTATGCCTATCTCCGTGAACGCATGGGAATGGTATGGGGGATTTTGTTGTACTCTTTCTTTTCAGATTTTTTTAAATATTAG
- a CDS encoding FecR family protein: MNTWNDIYDFSEKVLSYILRKKEEEYIQPDQDSPVEKMADKLGNSETLAERLQQQYRYDPIRAYRKLKNYRRRRRIRRYSVAAGILLVLGLGWGWFHQNSPGDPLLLTQTIQPGGKKAVLTLADGSVWHIGDSAMLIPTAQNHIRIDSSGMLLQAGKEGKTENTETYHLLSIPRGGEFTMTLADGTRVWLNSESELHFPLQFGGEQRIVQLTGEAYFEVAKDAAHPFVVEVCDSKIQVLGTGFNVRSYSEEGQIVTTLVEGAVCFESIEDRVILKPGEQSILDKEGQLQKRVVEVYPFVAWKEGRFIFRKQRLEDIMVMVSRWYNVEVYFEDDESKEITFSGGMMRYEGFEALMKMIETVGSINCTIKDNTVFIAKRK; encoded by the coding sequence ATGAATACATGGAATGATATATATGATTTTTCTGAAAAGGTTCTAAGCTATATTTTACGGAAGAAAGAAGAAGAGTACATTCAGCCGGATCAGGATAGTCCGGTTGAAAAGATGGCAGATAAGTTAGGAAACTCAGAAACTTTGGCAGAACGATTACAGCAACAATATCGTTATGATCCTATTCGGGCTTACCGGAAATTAAAGAACTATAGACGGAGAAGGCGTATTCGCCGTTATAGTGTGGCGGCTGGAATTTTATTGGTTTTAGGACTAGGATGGGGATGGTTTCACCAGAATAGTCCTGGCGATCCCCTTTTACTGACTCAAACTATTCAACCCGGTGGTAAAAAAGCAGTATTAACCCTGGCTGACGGTTCCGTTTGGCATATCGGAGATTCGGCAATGCTTATACCTACTGCACAAAATCATATCCGTATCGATTCCAGTGGTATGCTTTTACAGGCAGGGAAAGAGGGGAAAACGGAAAATACCGAAACCTACCATCTGTTGTCTATTCCCCGGGGAGGAGAATTTACAATGACACTGGCAGACGGAACGCGAGTGTGGCTGAATTCCGAATCAGAACTTCATTTTCCGTTGCAATTCGGTGGTGAGCAACGGATAGTTCAATTGACAGGGGAAGCTTATTTCGAGGTTGCAAAAGATGCTGCACATCCTTTTGTTGTAGAAGTGTGTGATTCTAAAATCCAGGTATTGGGGACCGGTTTTAATGTACGTTCTTATTCGGAAGAAGGGCAAATAGTGACGACATTGGTCGAGGGAGCGGTGTGTTTCGAATCTATAGAGGATAGGGTTATTTTGAAGCCCGGCGAACAGAGTATTTTGGATAAAGAGGGGCAACTTCAGAAACGTGTAGTTGAGGTTTATCCTTTTGTAGCCTGGAAAGAGGGGCGTTTTATTTTCCGTAAGCAGCGGTTGGAAGATATCATGGTCATGGTGAGCCGGTGGTATAATGTCGAGGTTTATTTCGAAGACGACGAATCTAAAGAGATTACCTTTTCAGGGGGTATGATGCGTTATGAAGGTTTCGAGGCATTGATGAAAATGATCGAAACGGTCGGGAGCATAAATTGCACCATAAAAGACAATACAGTTTTTATAGCTAAAAGAAAATAA